The stretch of DNA TAAATCAGACAACGTTTATCCGGCAAACGGGCAATTAGTAACCCTTCGGGCTAATACCTTACGTAATGGCTTCGATTAGCTAACCGTTTAGTCAATATAAATCGTACGAGCTGACTTTCAAACCAGTAATTTACTGGACGGTCACTCTCCCCTTGCCTCAATTTGTTTAGGTTTGCCCACCAGATCGACTAATCGTATCTGGTGGGTTTTTCTTTACATTTTTACTAAACCACAAAAGCACATGAAGAAACTTTTCTTTTGGAGCTTATTGGCCCTTCCTCTATCCACGGCCATTGCCCAAAACGTCTCAACCATCACGCAAACTGGTCTGTCTCAGACCGGAGTAGCCGCGCAATCGGGTACCAGTTTAACATCGGTCATTACGCAGGTCGGTGATCAGACGGGCGGTTCGCCTAATGCCTTCAACACCGCTGCCACAAGTCAGACCGGAACCGGCAGTACTGCCACCATCTCCCAGAGTAAAGGAACTGTAGTTAACTCTCGCTACAATCAGGCGGCTATTACACAAACCGGCACCAGCCAAACCGCTACCATCAATCAGAACGCCAGTGGCGGCAGCGGGTATCGCGGTACGACCGGCGCAAACTCACCGGTCAATCTGGGCAACTACGCCACCGTGGGACAGGCAGGATCGGGCAATTCAGCGGTTATCAGCCAGACTGCATTAGCGAACAGCAACTTTGCCACCACAAACCAGAACGGCAGCGGCAACCAGGCCAGCACGAATCAGGATGTTAGCACCAACAACCGGGCTGAGATTACGCAGGGCAGTTCCGTTAGCGCGAACAACAACCGGGCAACAGTTCTTCAGGACGGCCTTACCACGATTGGCAACGATGCATTCGTAACGCAAACCAGCAATGGCAACACGGCTACCGTTACACAAAACAACGTGAGTGCCAATAACACAGCGACCGTTTTGCAGGATGGTTCGCTGGGCCAGAACGTGGCAACGGCAACGCAGAATAACATTAGCAACCGCAACGAATCGCTCATCACGCAGTCGGGTGGCAGCAATACCGCAACTACTACCCAAACCGATGTGAGCAACGATAACGAGGCTACGATTACGCAGACGGGCAATGGCAACCGGGCAACATCGGGTCAGAATAACGTTAGCAGCGACAATGTTCTGACCATTACGCAAAGTGGTAACAGCAACACCGCCACCTCCAGCCAGACGGAGTATAGCAGCGGCAACGAAACGACAATTACACAGAGCGGCAATGCTAACCGGGCTACCACCAGCCAGAACGGTTCGGGAGTTTTGCGGCCCAGCGAAGATAACGACGTAACGATCTCGCAGATTGGCAACAACAACGCAGCTTCCACCAGTCAGAACGGTGCCAGCCTCGATAACGACATCTCGGTTACGCAGGGTGGCAACAATAACCTCGCAACGCTCACCCAAAACGGTGCTTCTGCGCTGGAGATCAGCCGCGAAAACACGGCAACGGTAACGCAGGGTGGCAACAGCAACACGGCCACCACCAGCCAGAACGGTAATAGCCGCGACAACGAAACAACCATCGACCAGTCGGGCAATAGCAACCGCGCCACCGTGGCACAAAATGGTAGCAGCCTAACCCGGCCCAGCCGCGATAACATAGCAGCCATTACACAAAGTGGTAGCAGCAATACGGCCACCACGAGCCAGAACGGCAATAGTCTGACCAACGTAGTAACGGTTACGCAGAGCGGTAATACAAACCGGGCTACTGTAAACCAGGATGGTAATTCAACGACTCGCGCCAGCCGTCAAAACAACGCCACAGTAACGCAATCGGGCGCGGGTAACGTAGCTACGATTAGCCAGAACGCAGGCGGCAACCGCGATGCCCGACTCAATGGGGCTATCATTGAGCAGCTTGGCACTAACGGCATTGCCACCATCACCCAGAACGAGACCCGCAACAACAAAGGGTTGATTACGCAGGGACTTAGCGGCACGGGCAACCAGGCTACGATCACGCAGTATAACTCAACGGCAGGCAACTCGGCTACCATCACGCAGAACATTACGTCGGCAGGCAGCAACAACACGGCGGTGGTGACGCAGGGCTTTAACACCGCTACGGTTTCTGATAACAACATTGCCACGGTTAGTCAGGAAGGTAGCTCGAACTCGGCCCGACTATTGCAACTCCGCAATAACAATACGGCTACCTTCTCTCAGGTGGGCGATGGCAACGTGATTCGGGGCTTGGATACAGCGGCTGACCCCCTCACGGCTCTTCAGGAAACGACGTCGGGTATTATTGGCAACTCAGCCATTATCAACCAAACCGCCGGTGGCGGGGTCGCCAACACCGCCAAGTTAGGGCAGGTTGGCATTGGCAACACAACCGTTATTACGCAAACCGGTATGATGCCGTAATGAGTTGACAGCCTGACTAATTTACGGCAGATCGTTCTACTACCGCTTAATAATGTTAGGTTGCTCAGAGTTACAAATCTCCATTTCGCCAGCCTGAAGGCAATACCTTCACCTACGAAATGGAGATTTGTTTATTAATCGGTTTAAAGCTCTCATAATCAATTAGAAGCAGTTAGTATTTTTACTTAAGTAAGTCTACCATTTATTGACCTTTTCCGTGTCTTTTTATGAATTTATCTTTGTCTTCTTACTGAAAATCTATTAAAAGGTAGGTTGACGTAAATAATTCCAACAGTACATTTGCTTACCTATTCAGCCGTAAGGGGCTGCATAAACCTTCTCTTCGTTGCAACCAACGTACTCTCTACGTACTCACTATGAAGTCTTTCCTTCTCATTGGCATTGCGACCCTTGTTTCGATAGCGGGCTACGCGCAGAATTCAGCAGTTATCAACCAATCGGGCGGTGGTCAGGTAGCCGTCTCGCAACAGGGTAGCGGCAATACGTCGGTTATCAATCAATCAAATCCCCGTCCGGGCAATACAGCCGTTATCAATCAGTCGGGCGCGGGCAACGTTGCCACGGTCAGCCAGGGCGGCAGCGCGGGCGAACCCGGTCAGTCGGTCAGTGTGTCGCAGTCGGGTCATACCGAGACGCATATCAACCAGACCGACGGCAGCAATTCCATTGTTGTCAATCAATCAGGAGAGCCGGTTCCGGCAACTTCCAAAAAGAAAAGTCGCGCCAAACGCCGGACCGACCGTCCGCGTTAATCAGGCAGCGTTCTGCAACTCCTTCACCCTAATAGTCTTACTTACCCAGCCGAAATTGTGTGGGTATTACACGTTTTGTGACTTCTCTCTACAAATTGCTTTCTTTAATTTAAATTTTTCTCCACAAAATGCAAAAACTACTTCTATCCGGTATAGCTACACTGTTTGCAGCAGTTGGCTTTGCCCAATCGAACACCAGCACAGTAAATCAGGATGGTACCAGTCAGACCGCCAGCGTCAGTCAGGCCGGTTCGAGCCTTACCTCCACCGTCAGCCAGGTCGGTCCTGGTTCTAACTCCGCCAATTCGGGCATTAGCATTCAGATTGGAACGGGTCATCAACTGACCATTAACCAGAACAACTCAAGCTACAACCGGGCAGGTATTTGGCAGGAAAACACAAGCGGGCCAGGCAGCAACACCGCGACGATTAACCAGAATGGTAACAGCGGCAACGGAGCCACGGCTCTGCGCCCGAACGACACCCGCACAACCACTCCCAACGCTCTGTTGGGTAACTGGGCGGGCGTGAAGCAGATTGGTTCGGGCAATAACGGTACTATCAATCAGAACGACGCGGGCACTGTCAACAACTTTGCCGAAACCTGGCAGTGGGGCACGGGCAATAGTGCCACCACGAATCAGAATGGCGGAGCCAAAGACAACAAAGCCGAGGTTTTTCAGGGCAACGACAAACGGGAATCCTCGCCCGATGCCGAAGGGGCAACAGATGTTAATGTAACGGGTAATACGGCCAGCATCGATCAGTCGGGCAGCGTTCTCAATACGGCTAAGGTTAAGCAATTCAGTAATACCAATACGGCCAGTGTTGAGCAGTTGGGTGCTTTCAGCAGCAGCAACACTGCTTTCATTCAGCAGGGCGCAACAGGAGCTTCGTCGGCGGTGGCGGGTGGTAATACAGCGCTGATTCAGCAGAACGGCAACACCAGCCAGGGAAACTCGGCAACGGCGTTGCAAACCGGAACGGGTGGTTTAGCGCAGGTAATTCAGGTCAACAACAGCAACAACAACATCGGTTTTGTGCAGCAGATTGCCGGTACTGGTTCGAGCGGCTACGTTCGTCAGATTGGCGACGCGCAAAGCAACAGCGGCACCATTATTCAGACGGGCGATTTTCATAACGCCCTTGTTGAGCAGGGAACTGGCTCATCGTCAAATTTCGGCACCATCAATCAGGGCATTGCCGGCGTAACCCTGTCAGACCATGCTACGGCTTATATCGGGCAGGTTAGCGGAGCCAGTTCGGGCACGGCTACCATCAACCAGAATCAGGCAAGCGTGGGC from Spirosoma montaniterrae encodes:
- a CDS encoding beta strand repeat-containing protein, yielding MQKLLLSGIATLFAAVGFAQSNTSTVNQDGTSQTASVSQAGSSLTSTVSQVGPGSNSANSGISIQIGTGHQLTINQNNSSYNRAGIWQENTSGPGSNTATINQNGNSGNGATALRPNDTRTTTPNALLGNWAGVKQIGSGNNGTINQNDAGTVNNFAETWQWGTGNSATTNQNGGAKDNKAEVFQGNDKRESSPDAEGATDVNVTGNTASIDQSGSVLNTAKVKQFSNTNTASVEQLGAFSSSNTAFIQQGATGASSAVAGGNTALIQQNGNTSQGNSATALQTGTGGLAQVIQVNNSNNNIGFVQQIAGTGSSGYVRQIGDAQSNSGTIIQTGDFHNALVEQGTGSSSNFGTINQGIAGVTLSDHATAYIGQVSGASSGTATINQNQASVGSYNKAFVLQTGVTTGNLATVTQENSYNTAGLLQTGAGSNTATFGQTGGYNVINGPASVNSGFFGSLDAARQDGNGNKMTVTQNAGTFGTMTTSNTATLSQTGTSNTLSVDQLITTAGGSNLSTINQNGMMNSVTVTQVNGVTP
- a CDS encoding beta strand repeat-containing protein; translation: MKKLFFWSLLALPLSTAIAQNVSTITQTGLSQTGVAAQSGTSLTSVITQVGDQTGGSPNAFNTAATSQTGTGSTATISQSKGTVVNSRYNQAAITQTGTSQTATINQNASGGSGYRGTTGANSPVNLGNYATVGQAGSGNSAVISQTALANSNFATTNQNGSGNQASTNQDVSTNNRAEITQGSSVSANNNRATVLQDGLTTIGNDAFVTQTSNGNTATVTQNNVSANNTATVLQDGSLGQNVATATQNNISNRNESLITQSGGSNTATTTQTDVSNDNEATITQTGNGNRATSGQNNVSSDNVLTITQSGNSNTATSSQTEYSSGNETTITQSGNANRATTSQNGSGVLRPSEDNDVTISQIGNNNAASTSQNGASLDNDISVTQGGNNNLATLTQNGASALEISRENTATVTQGGNSNTATTSQNGNSRDNETTIDQSGNSNRATVAQNGSSLTRPSRDNIAAITQSGSSNTATTSQNGNSLTNVVTVTQSGNTNRATVNQDGNSTTRASRQNNATVTQSGAGNVATISQNAGGNRDARLNGAIIEQLGTNGIATITQNETRNNKGLITQGLSGTGNQATITQYNSTAGNSATITQNITSAGSNNTAVVTQGFNTATVSDNNIATVSQEGSSNSARLLQLRNNNTATFSQVGDGNVIRGLDTAADPLTALQETTSGIIGNSAIINQTAGGGVANTAKLGQVGIGNTTVITQTGMMP